CTGGGACTGGGTTATTTTATTTATACTCGGGTTAAAGCTACCAAATCAAACGTACCGCAATACGTGACCGGCACTGTTACTAAAGGCACTTTGGTGGTGGCGGTAACCGGCTCCGGCAATATCTCTTCCGTAAACAGTGCGCAAATCAACACCTTAGTTTCGGGAACGGTGACTAAGGTTTACGTTAAAAACGGTGACACTGTTACTAAAGGCCAGGTTTTAGCCGACGTGGCTTTAGATACCGATAGCACTTTAAATTCAAGCAAAAACTGGACTTCCTATCTATCCGCCAAAAACTCTTTGGTAAACGCTCAAATTAATAAAGTAAGTTTAGAGCAAGGCCAAGTGGCTGCTTCTAATAGTTTAGACACTGCAACACAGTCCATCACGACTCTGGGGCAAGCGGTTTCCAATGCCGAAACGGCCTATACAACGGCGCAACAGAACTGGCAAGCGGTTGTTAATGATTCTCACGATGATCCAAACCGTCAAAAGGCAGCGACAGCTCTTAGTGCCGCCGCGGCAGCTAAAGATGCCGCTATAGCCTCACGGGATAATTATAATCAGAATGTTGCCGCGTCTTCGCTTAGTAGTGACGTTGCCACTCAAAAATACGGCACGGCTGATGACGCTATTAGCTTGTCACAAGCCTCTTTATCGACCGCCTGGCTTACTTACCAACAATCATTACCGCAAATTACCGCCCCCACCGACGGCATTTTAAGCAACTTTAATTTATTACCTAACACCGCCATTTCCACTAGCACCAGTACTTCCGGCACTAAAAATTCCACTGTCGTTGGCTTTATTAACTTGCCGGCCAGCAGTTTACAGGCCAAAGTAAGTTTATCGGAAATTGACGTAGTGAAAGTAATTCCGGGCCAAAAAGTCACTCTTACAATGGACGCATTTCCCGGGAAAACCTACACCGGTAGGGTTTTGGCTATTGATACGTCAGGTACTACCAGTTCCAATGTCACCAGTTATCCAACCACGATTATTTTAGATTCAGGAGAGGCCAACATGTACCCCAATATGGCCGTGAATGCCAGTATCATCACCAGTATTGTTGACAACGCTTTACTTATTCCCAACGGCGCTTTGCAAACAGCCAATGGCGCGACGACTGCCCGAATTTTGACAAACGGGCAACTTAATTCCGTCGCGGTCACCGTAGGCCTTAGTGATGGTACGGATACGGTCGTAACTACCGGTCTTAATGAAGGCGACAGCGTCGTGACCGGCATTGTTTCAGCAACGACCACGTCGGCTGCGTCCTCTAAATCTTCGATCTTTAGCACGCTTGGCGGGTCTCGCAGTGGCGCAGCTAGCTTTGGACGTTAAGTTTATGAACTATGAAAAATCATCCTATCATCAAAATTTCCAATTTATCTAAAATTTATAAAACTGATTTTTTAGAAACAGTTGCTCTCGATAAAGTGTCTCTCCAGGTTGATGCTGGAGAATTTGTGGCAATTATGGGGCCTTCCGGTTCCGGTAAATCAACCTTAATGCACATAATTGGAGCGTTAGATAAACCAACTTCCGGTGAGTATATTTTGGATGGCGATAATGTTGAAAAGCTAAATGATGACGAATTGGCGGA
The sequence above is a segment of the candidate division WWE3 bacterium genome. Coding sequences within it:
- a CDS encoding efflux RND transporter periplasmic adaptor subunit, producing MSISLKARIAKTPLFIKIGVAVFLLGLGYFIYTRVKATKSNVPQYVTGTVTKGTLVVAVTGSGNISSVNSAQINTLVSGTVTKVYVKNGDTVTKGQVLADVALDTDSTLNSSKNWTSYLSAKNSLVNAQINKVSLEQGQVAASNSLDTATQSITTLGQAVSNAETAYTTAQQNWQAVVNDSHDDPNRQKAATALSAAAAAKDAAIASRDNYNQNVAASSLSSDVATQKYGTADDAISLSQASLSTAWLTYQQSLPQITAPTDGILSNFNLLPNTAISTSTSTSGTKNSTVVGFINLPASSLQAKVSLSEIDVVKVIPGQKVTLTMDAFPGKTYTGRVLAIDTSGTTSSNVTSYPTTIILDSGEANMYPNMAVNASIITSIVDNALLIPNGALQTANGATTARILTNGQLNSVAVTVGLSDGTDTVVTTGLNEGDSVVTGIVSATTTSAASSKSSIFSTLGGSRSGAASFGR